The Arachis ipaensis cultivar K30076 chromosome B07, Araip1.1, whole genome shotgun sequence genome includes a window with the following:
- the LOC107607237 gene encoding uncharacterized protein LOC107607237, producing MMIDMSKQKEYKNLLKAADATNSSQDKSVAVANSSRDKSAASNASQIKSAAAANSSRDRSIAANFSGDKLAAAVNSSLDKSAALNASQDKSAATNSSQDKSTAASNSSQDKSAALNSSRDKFATENSSRDKSAVAASSSRDKSAAVASSSRDKSEASNSSEPSSVAPTIFEHPSEPKHKCGHESKHYWTVDAIDMYRYEYEVIMRPRLLVKNVHNLPENVRIIVHFDKEHATIEKAAGLLAGVCRQLVTDCVVFPISFEK from the exons ATGATGATAG ATATGTCAAAGCAAAAGGAGTACAAGAATCTACTTAAAGCAGCAGATGCTACAAATTCTTCACAAGACAAGTCAGTAGCAGTTGCAAATTCATCTCGAGACAAGTCGGCAGCTTCAAATGCATCACAAATCAAGTCGGCAGCAGCTGCAAATTCCTCCCGAGATAGATCGATAGCTGCAAATTTCTCCGGAGACAAGTTGGCAGCAGCTGTAAATTCATCCCTAGACAAGTCGGCAGCTTTAAATGCATCCCAAGACAAGTCAGCAGCTACAAATTCCTCCCAAGACAAGTCGACAGCAGCTTCAAATTCATCTCAAGACAAGTCGGCAGCTTTAAATTCCTCCCGAGACAAGTTCGCAACTGAAAATTCCTCCCGAGACAAGTCGGCAGTAGCTGCAAGTTCATCCCGAGACAAGTCAGCAGCAGTTGCAAGTTCATCTAGAGACAAGTCGGAAGCCTCAAATTCTTCTGAGCCATCATCAGTTGCTCCAACTATATTTGAGCATCCATCTGAACCCAAACATAAATGTGGACATGAATCTAAGCATTATTGGACTGTTGATGCGATAGATATGTATAGAT ATGAGTACGAAGTTATCATGAGACCTCGTTTGCTAGTAAAAAATGTGCATAATTTACCAGAAAATGTGCGCATTATTGTGCATTTTGATAAAGAACATGCAACAATAGAAAAGGCTGCTGGACTTCTTGCAGGAGTTTGTAGGCAGTTGGTAACTGATTGTGTTGTATTTCCAATAAGTTTTGAGAAGTAG